Proteins from a genomic interval of Alosa alosa isolate M-15738 ecotype Scorff River chromosome 8, AALO_Geno_1.1, whole genome shotgun sequence:
- the zgc:153157 gene encoding uncharacterized protein zgc:153157: protein MFKSGDAERNARNRGQMKDRDFMPNMERGKPATYTGDKKAKMAAKTNKKWVRLATVFAYVLSVSLAAIILAIYYSLIWKPTSGLAPSSGGTDAPTPTIAVTIGVVTTGMTIVSAPQENQNKTDSTLHDYFWTSERAGAPSEAPPHRESTYGGPTTTPEDTFLETHSNSGADARHPTTDRTPSATKSVHADIVERPTESATSKLNSETHVTDNTQNKNISLLDVYSDLTTGIEEGIIDGSGMEDHSLSEFIVLNAPESEDSTSPTAGSQEPRVSVSSQTEVRYTRGHLFSTDTQFDMTFSEGSAYNPSDLHDADYASSAKTSQPAENDKTSPTHSISTRTVAASDDDEN from the coding sequence ATGTTCAAGTCGGGAGACGCAGAGCGTAATGCAAGAAATCGCGGCCAGATGAAGGACAGAGACTTCATGCCTAATATGGAGCGGGGGAAACCCGCGACATACACTGGGGACAAAAAGGCAAAAATGGCTGCGAAGACAAATAAAAAGTGGGTAAGACTGGCTACTGTCTTTGCGTATGTACTATCTGTTTCTCTTGCTGCGATAATTCTGGCCATATACTACAGTCTTATATGGAAGCCAACATCTGGCTTAGCACCATCATCAGGAGGAACAGATGCTCCGACTCCGACTATCGCTGTAACCATTGGGGTTGTCACCACTGGCATGACCATCGTCAGTGCTCCTCAAGAAAATCAGAACAAAACCGATAGCACATTACACGACTATTTTTGGACATCAGAGCGCGCGGGTGCCCCTTCGGAAGCGCCACCCCACAGGGAATCTACTTACGGAGGTCCGACCACCACACCAGAGGACACATTTCTAGAAACGCATAGTAATAGTGGAGCTGATGCGCGACATCCAACGACAGACAGAACACCCTCAGCAACAAAATCGGTCCATGCAGACATAGTTGAACGGCCGACGGAAAGCGCCACCAGCAAGCTAAACTCTGAGACGCACGTCACAGATAACACGCAGAACAAAAATATCTCGCTCTTGGATGTTTACTCCGATCTAACAACTGGGATTGAGGAGGGTATAATTGACGGTTCTGGGATGGAGGACCACTCTCTCTCGGAATTTATTGTCTTGAATGCGCCAGAGTCGGAGGACTCAACGTCACCTACTGCAGGTTCACAAGAACCCCGGGTCAGTGTCTCTTCGCAAACTGAAGTCAGGTACACCCGTGGTCATCTCTTCTCCACAGATACACAATTTGACATGACATTCTCAGAAGGCTCCGCTTACAATCCATCCGACCTTCATGATGCAGACTATGCATCATCTGCTAAAACCTCTCAACCTGCAGAGAATGATAAAACTTCTCCCACGCATAGCATCAGCACCAGGACGGTTGCGGCCAGTGATGATGACGAGAATTAA
- the LOC125299824 gene encoding serine/threonine-protein kinase PAK 6-like has translation MFRRKKKRRRPEISAPRDFQHRVHTSYDPAQGCYLGLPPQWQSLIDTLKRPKPMVDPSTITHVEPVPRKTIVRGSFIGHGDYISAALNQMARLSVSSSNSLRRTSPSLRKRAKSMGRIGEVTEGDGYQYEEMNAEALARAGQTSPSGDWQERVWNVHSERGSPLGPSRTAATLQANGGAPRAKSVHEVCLDPFARPRATPSGAASPPEALRGGEMGRYANSEATRAQPIRPASLFLNHPPSNHTPTKVNLSPKLDGISMETPRRPHSTYDFKTNSMGIAAISRPNGTSTPKSSQRSSLQPASHPFSSLSMGPPTGRSDTAPLPKYSSYLQGPREEGQRSSPAGAPSTGPAGPGSPCLRPPKTLSPSPDQEPPKVTHEQFKAALQMVVDKGDPRAYLENFVKIGEGSTGVVCIARERHTGRQVAVKMMDLRKQQRRELLFNEVVIMRDYRHRNVVEMFKSALVEEELWVIMEYLQGGALTNIVSETRLNEEQIATVCEAVLQALAYLHSQGVIHRDIKSDSILLTVDGRIKLSDFGFCAQISKDIPKRKSLVGTPYWMAPEVVSKTPYGTEVDIWSLGIMVVEMVEGEPPYFSETPVTAMKKLRDEPAPTVRNTHKVSPVLRDFLGSMLTRDPKERASAAALLQHPFLLQSGTPRCLVPLVEQFRKRMSLC, from the exons ATGTTCCGACGGAAGAAGAAGCGCAGGAGGCCGGAGATCTCGGCGCCGCGGGACTTCCAGCACCGCGTGCACACCTCCTATGACCCGGCGCAGGGCTGCTACCTGGGGCTGCCACCCCAGTGGCAGAGCCTTATCGACACCCTCAAGAGGCCCAAACCTATGGTGGACCCCTCCACCATTACCCATGTGGAACCCGTCCCCAGGAAG ACCATTGTGCGCGGGAGCTTCATCGGTCATGGTGACTACATCTCCGCTGCCCTCAACCAGATGGCCCGCCTCTCTGTCTCCAGCTCCAACTCTCTCCGCCGCACCAGCCCATCGCTACGGAAACGCGCCAAGTCCATGGGCCGCATCGGCGAGGTCACCGAGGGCGACGGCTACCAGTACGAGGAGATGAACGCCGAGGCACTGGCACGGGCAGGTCAGACGAGCCCGTCGGGCGACTGGCAGGAGAGGGTTTGGAATGTGCACAGCGAGAGAGGCAGCCCGCTGGGGCCTAGCAGGACCGCTGCCACGCTACAGGCCAACGGCGGCGCACCGCGCGCTAAGTCTGTGCACGAGGTGTGCCTCGACCCCTTCGCCCGCCCCAGGGCCACGCCAAGTGGTGCTGCGTCTCCACCTGAGGCCCTCAGAGGTGGGGAGATGGGCCGCTACGCCAACAGCGAGGCAACCCGCGCTCAGCCAATCAGGCCTGCTTCCCTTTTCCTAAACCACCCACCCTCCAATCACACGCCTACTAAGGTTAACCTCAGTCCCAAGCTTGATGGCATCTCCATGGAAACCCCAAGGAGGCCTCACTCGACTTATGACTTCAAG ACAAACTCTATGGGCATTGCAGCCATCTCTCGGCCCAATGGCACCAGCACCCCAAAGTCTTCCCAACGATCGTCCCTCCAGCCGGCCTCACACCCTTTCTCTAGTCTGTCCATGGGGCCCCCTACAGGCCGGAGTGACACTGCACCTCTCCCCAAGTATTCCAGCTACCTCCAGGGCCCGAGGGAGGAAGGCCAGCGTTCCTCCCCAGCAGGAGCTCCGTCTACTGGGCCAGCGGGTCCTGGATCCCCCTGCCTCCGTCCACCGAAAACACTATCCCCATCCCCCGATCAAGAGCCACCTAAGGTGACCCACGAGCAGTTCAAGGCGGCGCTGCAGATGGTTGTGGATAAGGGCGACCCGCGTGCCTACCTGGAGAACTTTGTCAAGATCGGCGAAGGTTCGACTGGTGTGGTGTGTATCGCTCGGGAGAGGCACACAGGTCGACAGGTCGCCGTGAAGATGATGGACCTACGCAAGCAGCAGAGGAGGGAATTGCTCtttaatgag GTGGTGATCATGAGAGACTACAGGCATAGGAATGTGGTGGAGATGTTCAAGAGTGCACTTGTGGAGGAGGAACTGTGGGTGATCATGGAGTACCTGCAGGGCGGCGCTCTCACCAACATCGTCTCAGAAACCAG gctaAATGAGGAACAGATCGCTACCGTGTGTGAGGCAGTCCTTCAGGCGCTGGCTTATCTACACTCTCAAGGAGTTATCCACAGAGACATCAAGAGTGACTCCATTCTCCTGACCGTAGACGGGAGG ATAAAGCTGTCCGATTTTGGCTTCTGTGCTCAGATCAGTAAGGACATCCCCAAGAGGAAGTCCTTGGTGGGGACGCCATATTGGATGGCACCAGAGGTTGTTTCCAAGACGCCGTACGGCACTGAG GTGGATATCTGGTCCTTGGGCATCATGGTGGTGGAGATGGTGGAAGGAGAGCCACCGTACTTCAGCGAGACACCCGTCACCGCCATGAAAAAACTGAGGGACGAACCCGCACCCACTGTCAGGAACACACAcaag GTCTCCCCAGTTCTGAGGGACTTTTTGGGCTCGATGCTGACCCGGGACCCCAAGGAGCGGGCCAGTGCTGCGGCCCTCCTCCAGCACCCGTTCCTCCTGCAGAGCGGCACACCCCGATGCCTGGTGCCCCTCGTGGAGCAGTTCCGCAAGAGGATGTCACTCTGCTGA